From the Nodularia sp. NIES-3585 genome, one window contains:
- a CDS encoding flotillin family protein, with amino-acid sequence MLFWLTFIQSLPTIPVSEIPAIQLQPKQHQTTTLAQTISPITVQPTMAQINNGFVLPGIIGALIFLLLLSLYAYTRVYVVTPNNEAFVRTGGLFTKKKSVILYGGCIVLPGFHQLTRVPLREISIDVERTGKMAVRTKDYLRADIRVTFYVCINPSEEDVLTAAAKLSQSGNIISSDDIKNALDKRADDAIRAAAKTKEIAEIDSDKLGFAQEVLNLVGPDLKKVGLTLNNIAISEILESVTYDPDSFFDAQGVRLRTEIIQRSIQQKREVELTSQVAIEQKELDAQKRSLQIAQEQESAKLEQRFQVEALKAQREREIQEAKDKEAAAIQRSRILQEKSVEEEEIRKKLSLQQSQIEADIALEERNKHFKVSQSLQKQEAEIAEISRKQKVDAGRLKAQVEIVESEKLARIAQEDLEIAISAKRRESFIAQAEQATAEEAVQTAGEIEKAERNKRLSTIAAEREAQQRNISDRNVVEIDAFRRRRQAEIAQEAAELEAEAIRILAAANRDKVLAEAEALKVKIAAENTISNANLTAQLLTTIWPDLADKLPEILTALAPQPGVLGDTRIYSFPGANGSNGAQDINKLMLSTSGLSLINTLLDEGKLGELIGQLSQLVRSNNPVITDTDSNLSLVNNPIQTRSQPNKEIG; translated from the coding sequence ATGTTGTTTTGGTTAACATTCATCCAGTCTTTACCAACTATTCCTGTATCGGAAATTCCCGCAATTCAGTTACAACCAAAACAGCACCAGACTACAACACTCGCTCAAACTATCTCACCAATTACGGTACAACCTACGATGGCTCAAATCAATAACGGCTTTGTATTACCAGGAATTATTGGGGCTTTAATTTTCTTGCTTTTATTAAGTTTATATGCTTATACAAGAGTTTATGTAGTCACACCCAATAACGAGGCTTTCGTCAGAACTGGGGGTTTATTTACCAAAAAGAAATCGGTGATTCTTTATGGTGGTTGTATTGTATTACCGGGATTTCATCAACTCACCCGCGTGCCTCTGCGAGAAATTTCTATCGATGTAGAACGCACAGGAAAAATGGCTGTGCGAACTAAAGATTACCTGAGAGCAGATATTAGAGTTACATTTTATGTTTGTATAAATCCCTCAGAAGAAGATGTTTTGACAGCAGCAGCAAAATTATCTCAAAGTGGTAACATCATTAGTTCTGATGACATTAAAAATGCCTTAGACAAACGGGCAGATGATGCCATTAGAGCCGCAGCTAAGACGAAAGAAATCGCCGAAATTGATTCTGATAAATTGGGTTTTGCCCAAGAAGTATTGAACTTAGTGGGACCAGACTTGAAAAAAGTCGGGTTAACTCTGAATAATATTGCCATTTCGGAAATTTTAGAAAGTGTTACCTATGATCCTGATAGTTTCTTTGATGCCCAAGGTGTGCGTTTACGAACAGAAATTATTCAGCGTTCAATTCAACAAAAACGAGAAGTTGAATTAACAAGTCAAGTAGCAATCGAGCAAAAAGAACTAGATGCCCAAAAGCGATCGCTCCAAATTGCCCAAGAACAAGAAAGTGCTAAATTAGAGCAAAGATTTCAAGTAGAGGCACTAAAGGCACAGCGAGAACGGGAAATCCAAGAAGCAAAAGATAAAGAAGCCGCAGCGATTCAACGCAGCCGAATTTTGCAAGAAAAATCAGTGGAAGAAGAAGAAATTCGCAAAAAATTATCTTTGCAACAAAGTCAAATTGAAGCTGATATTGCTCTAGAAGAACGCAATAAACATTTTAAGGTGTCACAATCACTGCAAAAACAGGAAGCAGAAATTGCCGAAATTTCCCGTAAACAGAAGGTAGATGCTGGTAGACTCAAAGCCCAAGTAGAGATAGTCGAGTCAGAAAAACTAGCAAGAATTGCTCAAGAAGATTTAGAAATTGCTATTTCTGCTAAAAGACGTGAAAGCTTTATCGCCCAAGCAGAACAAGCCACAGCCGAAGAAGCAGTTCAGACAGCAGGTGAAATCGAAAAAGCCGAACGTAACAAGCGTTTGTCAACCATTGCGGCGGAAAGAGAAGCCCAACAACGGAATATCAGCGATCGCAACGTTGTCGAAATCGATGCCTTCCGCCGTCGTCGTCAAGCAGAAATCGCTCAAGAAGCCGCAGAATTAGAAGCTGAGGCAATTCGTATCCTCGCAGCAGCTAACCGCGATAAAGTTTTAGCGGAAGCAGAAGCTCTAAAAGTGAAAATCGCCGCTGAAAATACAATCAGTAACGCCAACCTAACAGCCCAACTGCTGACCACAATTTGGCCAGATTTAGCCGATAAACTGCCGGAAATTCTCACAGCCCTAGCCCCACAACCCGGAGTTTTAGGAGATACTCGGATTTACTCATTCCCTGGTGCAAACGGCAGTAATGGCGCTCAAGATATTAACAAATTAATGCTATCTACCAGTGGGCTTTCCTTAATTAATACCCTACTTGACGAAGGTAAATTAGGCGAATTAATCGGTCAACTTAGTCAATTAGTGCGTAGTAATAACCCAGTCATCACTGACACAGACAGTAATCTTTCCCTAGTTAACAACCCAATACAAACCCGCAGCCAACCTAACAAAGAAATTGGCTAA
- a CDS encoding GuaB3 family IMP dehydrogenase-related protein, producing MEIQLGRGKTARRAYGIDEIALVPGSRTLDPSLADTKWTIGNIEREIPIIASAMDGVVDVKMAVHLSKLGALGVINLEGIQTRYADPEPILDRIASVGKSEFVALMQELYAEPIKPELIEKRIQEIKQQGGIAAVSATPAAASKYGEIVAKAGADLFFVQATVVSTAHLSPDSIVPLDLAEFCRSMPIPVALGNCVTYEVTLNLLKAGAAAVLVGIGPGAACTSRGVLGVGIPQATAIADCAAARDDYYQETGNYIPIIADGGLITGGDICKCIACGADGVMIGSPFARAAEAPGRGYHWGMATPSPVLPRGTRISVGTTGSLEQILIGPAGLDDGTHNLVGALKTSMGTLGAKNIKEMQQVEVVIAPSLLTEGKVYQKAQQLGMGK from the coding sequence GTGGAAATTCAACTTGGGCGGGGAAAAACAGCTCGTAGAGCTTATGGAATTGATGAAATTGCTCTAGTCCCTGGTAGCAGAACACTCGATCCGAGTCTGGCAGATACGAAGTGGACTATTGGCAATATTGAGCGAGAAATCCCCATCATTGCCAGTGCAATGGATGGTGTAGTCGATGTCAAGATGGCTGTACATCTGTCAAAGTTAGGAGCATTAGGAGTCATCAACTTAGAAGGTATCCAAACTCGCTATGCTGACCCAGAGCCAATTTTAGATCGAATTGCCTCCGTCGGTAAAAGTGAATTTGTGGCCTTGATGCAAGAACTCTATGCCGAACCCATAAAGCCAGAATTAATTGAAAAACGTATTCAGGAAATTAAACAACAAGGTGGCATTGCGGCGGTAAGTGCTACCCCAGCCGCCGCCAGTAAATATGGTGAGATAGTGGCAAAAGCTGGGGCAGATTTATTTTTTGTGCAGGCTACAGTAGTCTCTACGGCACATTTATCCCCAGATTCCATAGTTCCCCTCGACTTGGCGGAATTTTGCCGTTCTATGCCCATTCCCGTGGCGTTGGGGAATTGCGTCACCTATGAAGTGACGCTGAATTTGCTCAAAGCTGGGGCGGCGGCTGTATTAGTGGGAATTGGCCCTGGTGCGGCTTGTACCTCCCGTGGTGTGTTGGGTGTGGGTATACCACAAGCAACTGCGATCGCAGATTGTGCCGCCGCCAGAGATGATTATTATCAGGAAACTGGTAATTACATTCCCATCATTGCTGATGGCGGTTTAATCACAGGTGGCGATATTTGTAAATGCATCGCCTGCGGTGCTGATGGTGTGATGATTGGTTCTCCCTTTGCCAGAGCCGCCGAAGCTCCAGGTAGAGGCTATCATTGGGGAATGGCAACTCCTAGCCCAGTACTGCCCCGTGGAACCCGCATTAGCGTTGGTACAACCGGCAGTTTAGAGCAAATACTCATTGGTCCCGCCGGACTGGATGATGGCACTCATAACCTTGTGGGAGCCTTAAAGACTAGCATGGGGACATTAGGAGCCAAAAACATCAAAGAAATGCAGCAAGTTGAAGTGGTAATTGCTCCTTCTCTACTAACTGAAGGCAAAGTGTACCAAAAAGCTCAACAATTAGGCATGGGTAAATAA
- a CDS encoding LOG family protein codes for MTSSASFDTLETLQADIAELFDRLPTLKNRQLIQQALATIVRLAESEIERLDWKILSSALADMELGFQLFYDYRHVRKVTIFGSARLSPATPEYQMALEFARAVCQLGFMVMTGGGGGIMQAGHEGAGRENSFGLNIQLPFEQQANPFIEGDPKLIHFKYFFTRKLFLLKESDAVALFPGGFGTQDEAFECMTLSQTGKFGPVPVVLIDHPGGDYWRSWSKYIDQQLVQKGLVSPEDPSLYTVTDNLEVACNAITNFYRVYHSSRYVGEQLVIRLSADLSDAAVEKLNANFSDILVKGQIAKSQALPPENQDETVELPRLVLHFNQRDLGRLYQMIAVINQMGTSSFEEKAHPERK; via the coding sequence ATGACCTCATCTGCGTCGTTTGACACATTAGAGACTCTCCAAGCGGATATCGCTGAACTATTTGATCGTTTACCAACGTTAAAAAATCGGCAATTGATTCAGCAGGCACTAGCTACAATAGTGCGTTTGGCTGAAAGTGAAATTGAACGTCTTGACTGGAAAATCTTGTCATCTGCTTTAGCAGATATGGAACTAGGTTTCCAGCTATTTTATGACTACCGACACGTCCGCAAAGTAACTATTTTTGGTTCGGCTCGTCTATCGCCAGCAACACCAGAATATCAGATGGCCCTTGAGTTTGCTCGCGCTGTTTGTCAGTTAGGATTCATGGTGATGACAGGCGGCGGCGGCGGCATTATGCAAGCGGGTCACGAAGGCGCTGGGCGAGAAAATTCTTTTGGTTTAAATATTCAGTTACCCTTTGAGCAGCAAGCGAACCCGTTTATTGAGGGTGATCCGAAGCTGATTCATTTTAAGTATTTCTTCACCCGCAAACTATTTCTCCTCAAAGAAAGTGATGCAGTTGCCTTATTCCCTGGAGGTTTTGGCACTCAAGATGAAGCTTTTGAGTGTATGACTTTAAGCCAAACAGGTAAATTTGGCCCAGTCCCTGTAGTTTTAATTGATCATCCAGGTGGCGATTATTGGCGGTCTTGGAGCAAATATATTGATCAGCAACTAGTGCAAAAAGGTCTTGTGAGTCCTGAAGACCCCAGCCTTTACACAGTGACAGATAACCTGGAAGTGGCTTGTAATGCTATTACCAATTTTTATCGTGTTTATCATTCCAGCCGCTATGTAGGTGAACAATTGGTGATTCGTTTGTCAGCAGACTTATCAGATGCTGCCGTAGAAAAGTTAAATGCTAACTTTAGCGACATTCTGGTGAAAGGACAAATTGCTAAAAGTCAAGCTTTGCCTCCAGAAAACCAAGATGAGACAGTGGAACTACCCCGCCTCGTTTTGCACTTTAACCAACGTGATTTGGGTCGTTTGTATCAAATGATTGCGGTAATTAACCAAATGGGTACTTCTTCTTTTGAAGAAAAGGCACATCCAGAAAGAAAGTAA